A stretch of the Kroppenstedtia eburnea genome encodes the following:
- a CDS encoding ATP-binding protein yields the protein MQELQKNIAAVLEALKFSPENHPLKRHAAQLLIQAGRHEEGIRLLEEILEKESEPDTVHLLAQAWYDQGQFRKAEACLQRTGEPTPQMRMLAAKIALALGDAQEAADRYQEALEEDPSLEDPEFQEELQQQGAKVKARLKVLEFRKNALDEDVERPTLTFQDVGGLEKLKENIRMNIIYPFQNPDLFRSYGKKTGGGILLYGPPGCGKTFIARATAGECNAHFISLDIHRILDMYIGQSEKNLHELFETARRHAPTIIFIDELDAIGGARQQGQSAHSRALTNQLLNELDGIHSDNRDILVLGATNTPWFVDSALRRPGRFDRVLFVAPPDLEARVEILHIHLKEKPVEEIDYVKVAKKTDRFSGADLRAVVDTAADMAIREAMKTGQKRPITTSMLVQAVKEVKPSTLEWMSTAKNYATYSNQAGTYDEILEYLNK from the coding sequence ATGCAGGAACTTCAAAAAAATATCGCCGCTGTCCTCGAAGCGCTGAAATTCAGCCCGGAAAATCATCCCTTGAAAAGGCATGCGGCCCAACTCTTGATTCAGGCAGGAAGACATGAGGAAGGGATCCGTCTTCTGGAAGAGATCCTGGAGAAAGAGTCAGAGCCGGACACCGTCCATCTGTTGGCCCAGGCTTGGTATGACCAGGGACAGTTCCGGAAAGCAGAAGCTTGTCTGCAACGCACAGGGGAGCCGACGCCTCAGATGCGGATGCTGGCGGCCAAAATCGCACTTGCCCTGGGGGATGCCCAAGAGGCTGCCGACCGCTACCAGGAAGCCCTGGAAGAGGATCCCTCCCTGGAAGATCCGGAGTTTCAGGAAGAATTGCAGCAGCAGGGGGCCAAAGTGAAGGCCCGGCTGAAAGTGCTGGAATTCCGGAAAAACGCCCTTGACGAAGACGTGGAACGTCCCACCCTCACCTTTCAGGATGTGGGCGGGCTGGAAAAGCTGAAAGAAAATATCCGCATGAACATCATCTATCCCTTTCAAAACCCTGACCTGTTTCGTTCCTATGGCAAGAAAACCGGCGGCGGCATCTTGTTGTACGGTCCTCCCGGCTGCGGCAAAACCTTTATCGCCCGGGCGACTGCCGGGGAGTGCAACGCCCATTTCATCAGTTTGGATATTCACCGGATCCTGGATATGTATATCGGACAAAGCGAGAAAAATCTGCACGAACTCTTTGAGACTGCCCGCCGCCATGCACCCACCATCATCTTTATCGATGAACTGGACGCGATCGGCGGGGCCCGGCAACAGGGACAGTCCGCCCATTCCCGGGCTCTGACCAACCAGTTGCTGAATGAGCTGGACGGAATCCACTCCGATAACCGGGATATTCTCGTCCTGGGAGCCACCAACACTCCCTGGTTTGTCGATTCCGCCCTGCGACGGCCGGGACGGTTTGACCGGGTCCTGTTTGTCGCCCCTCCCGATCTGGAGGCCCGGGTGGAGATTCTGCATATTCATCTGAAAGAGAAGCCTGTGGAGGAGATCGATTATGTGAAGGTGGCGAAAAAAACGGATCGCTTCTCCGGAGCCGACCTGCGGGCCGTGGTGGATACCGCCGCCGACATGGCGATCCGGGAAGCGATGAAAACAGGCCAAAAGCGCCCCATCACCACCTCGATGCTGGTTCAGGCCGTCAAAGAGGTGAAACCCTCCACCCTGGAGTGGATGTCCACCGCCAAAAACTATGCCACCTACAGCAATCAAGCCGGAACCTATGATGAGATTCTGGAGTACCTGAATAAGTAG
- a CDS encoding flavodoxin family protein has translation MKILTLLGSSRKNGNTEQLADRVTTGLSVTTLRLKETRILPIDDLRHEPGGFQRVDDDYDKCVKQMAEHDVILFATPLYWYGMSGRMKNFVDRWSQSLRDPDWSFREAVRGKQALVVLTGGDSPGMKGLPLIQQFHWIFDFVGMTFLDYVIGTGNKPGEILHDDAALAKAQSLNHLLRTLK, from the coding sequence GTGAAGATCCTCACCCTGCTGGGAAGCTCCCGTAAAAACGGCAATACAGAGCAATTGGCGGACCGGGTGACCACCGGACTGTCCGTCACCACCCTCCGCCTGAAAGAGACCCGGATTCTGCCGATCGATGACCTCCGTCACGAACCCGGTGGATTTCAAAGGGTGGACGATGACTATGACAAGTGTGTGAAGCAGATGGCCGAACATGATGTGATTCTTTTCGCCACCCCCCTTTACTGGTACGGAATGTCCGGTCGGATGAAAAACTTTGTCGACCGCTGGTCCCAATCCCTCCGCGATCCCGATTGGTCCTTCCGGGAAGCCGTGCGGGGGAAACAGGCGCTGGTCGTCCTGACCGGGGGGGATTCTCCCGGAATGAAGGGCTTGCCGCTCATCCAGCAGTTCCACTGGATTTTTGATTTTGTGGGGATGACCTTCCTCGATTATGTGATCGGGACAGGGAATAAGCCCGGGGAGATCCTCCACGACGATGCCGCCCTCGCCAAGGCCCAATCCCTCAACCACCTCCTCCGCACACTGAAATAA
- a CDS encoding LysR family transcriptional regulator yields the protein MELRHLKTFRTVAEKGGFSRAGEELGYAQSTVTAHIHKLEEELGSPLFDRLGKRTVLTDAGKHLLPYAKEMVRLSREAAEIIGHSEAPAGPLRIGAAESLLVYRLPSILHEFRKRYPQVRLELYPGQCRNMRTRLKEGEMDLAFLLDEERREPELHTETLIREELMLVAPPGHALAGRKRILPSDLMGQTLLQTELGCSYRTLLERRLKKAGSVGQRIDFWNIEAIKQCTISGLGIAYLPRMTVDRELEEGRLIELPWLHQGDRVFTQLAWHKDKWTTPAMAGFIELVRERIRPGGTDMAGKQ from the coding sequence ATGGAGTTGCGTCATCTGAAAACTTTCCGAACCGTGGCGGAAAAGGGTGGCTTCAGCCGGGCCGGGGAGGAGTTGGGATACGCCCAGTCAACGGTGACCGCCCATATCCACAAGCTGGAGGAGGAACTGGGCAGTCCCCTCTTTGACCGGTTGGGGAAACGGACGGTGTTGACCGATGCCGGCAAGCATCTCCTGCCCTATGCTAAGGAAATGGTCCGCCTCTCCCGGGAAGCGGCGGAAATCATCGGCCACTCGGAAGCACCGGCGGGCCCGTTGCGGATCGGGGCGGCGGAATCCCTCCTCGTCTACCGGTTGCCATCCATTCTCCATGAGTTCCGAAAGCGGTACCCCCAAGTCCGATTGGAGCTGTATCCCGGACAGTGTCGGAATATGCGAACCCGGCTGAAGGAAGGAGAGATGGACCTGGCCTTTCTCCTGGATGAGGAACGGAGGGAACCGGAATTGCACACAGAAACCTTGATCCGGGAAGAGTTGATGCTGGTGGCCCCGCCGGGCCATGCCCTCGCCGGGAGGAAGCGGATTCTCCCCAGCGACCTGATGGGACAGACCCTGTTGCAGACGGAGTTGGGTTGCAGTTATCGCACGTTGTTGGAAAGACGGCTGAAGAAGGCGGGCAGTGTTGGACAACGGATCGATTTTTGGAATATTGAAGCGATCAAACAATGCACCATCAGCGGCCTGGGCATCGCCTATCTCCCCCGGATGACAGTGGACAGGGAACTGGAGGAGGGACGGTTGATCGAGCTGCCCTGGCTCCACCAGGGGGACCGCGTCTTCACCCAACTCGCCTGGCATAAGGACAAATGGACCACCCCGGCGATGGCGGGGTTTATCGAACTGGTGAGGGAAAGGATCCGGCCGGGAGGGACGGACATGGCCGGGAAACAGTGA
- a CDS encoding helix-turn-helix domain-containing protein produces the protein MSLLEIHEIGEVIRKVRKDRGLRLEDLADENISPATISNIERGVPHVNLEKTKYLLRKLELDLETLPSLMVSEQQEMEETKFELFKVELLLDIEDLNQAQKKLEQLNLDDGHPYAATAHFLKGKLNRIKKNWKRAERAFFNAIRLANQGNPGRESNIEAAAYNELSLNSFGQNDMKQALKYTENGLEVFQPGGERPQYEFILKRNRAIYLERLGRLGEAMQIVQEAWPQIREMVQIETILSFYWLRSDLLRRSHMFDEAITYAKEGLELARINRHHDSMFDLWTVLGSIYMNQKRWDQAESSFEMALKLADQVLHEDKLVTVHARLGVLYMNRSDGGDPYETIQKAIQIGERTNSATRLSYALQVMGDYFRKQDDLEQAILYYNKMLKLAQKHDYKKKEYLALFRLSQCYETVDEQEFHQCLRKLYQVQQELQEEEGGIQEEMD, from the coding sequence GTGAGTCTTCTGGAAATCCATGAAATTGGCGAAGTGATCCGCAAAGTGAGAAAGGATCGCGGTCTTCGCTTGGAAGACCTGGCAGATGAAAATATCTCCCCCGCCACGATCAGCAACATTGAACGGGGAGTTCCCCATGTCAACCTGGAAAAAACCAAGTATCTTCTCAGAAAGCTGGAGCTGGACCTTGAAACCCTTCCCAGTCTGATGGTCAGTGAACAGCAGGAGATGGAAGAGACCAAGTTTGAACTTTTTAAAGTGGAACTCTTGCTTGATATTGAAGATCTGAACCAAGCCCAGAAAAAACTGGAACAGCTGAATCTGGATGATGGACATCCCTATGCGGCCACCGCTCATTTCCTGAAGGGAAAACTGAACCGTATAAAAAAGAATTGGAAACGGGCCGAACGCGCTTTCTTCAATGCCATCCGCCTGGCCAACCAGGGCAATCCGGGGCGGGAGAGCAACATTGAGGCTGCCGCCTACAACGAACTGAGTCTGAACAGTTTCGGTCAGAATGATATGAAACAGGCACTCAAGTATACGGAAAACGGCCTGGAAGTTTTCCAACCCGGGGGAGAACGTCCTCAATACGAATTTATTCTCAAGCGGAACCGGGCCATCTACCTGGAACGATTGGGCCGGTTGGGGGAAGCGATGCAAATCGTGCAGGAAGCTTGGCCTCAGATCCGTGAAATGGTGCAAATCGAAACCATCCTCAGCTTCTACTGGTTGCGCTCCGATCTCCTCCGCCGCTCCCATATGTTTGACGAAGCCATCACCTATGCCAAAGAGGGGCTGGAGTTGGCGCGCATCAACCGTCACCATGATTCGATGTTTGACCTGTGGACCGTACTGGGCAGCATCTATATGAACCAAAAGCGGTGGGATCAAGCGGAATCCAGCTTTGAAATGGCTTTAAAATTGGCCGACCAGGTCCTGCATGAGGATAAACTGGTCACCGTCCACGCCCGGTTGGGTGTCCTGTATATGAACCGATCCGACGGGGGCGACCCTTATGAAACCATTCAAAAAGCCATCCAGATCGGAGAACGGACAAACAGTGCCACACGCCTGTCCTACGCTCTGCAGGTGATGGGAGATTACTTCCGTAAACAGGATGATCTGGAACAAGCCATCCTCTATTACAACAAAATGTTGAAACTGGCTCAGAAGCATGACTATAAAAAGAAGGAATACCTCGCCCTGTTCCGACTGTCTCAATGCTATGAAACCGTGGACGAGCAGGAATTCCACCAATGCTTGCGCAAGCTGTACCAGGTACAGCAGGAGTTGCAGGAGGAAGAAGGCGGCATTCAGGAGGAGATGGACTGA
- a CDS encoding cytochrome C oxidase subunit IV family protein, translating to MTQTDHKPNTRRRETPSGHLRSFGWMLLVTAIAFASVGSRYFPASITLTVILVMAGIQLILQLTSFMHLDRRSQIPILFMTAGLGFSLIIVVGIYFMRG from the coding sequence ATGACTCAGACCGATCACAAACCAAACACCCGTCGCCGGGAAACTCCCTCCGGTCATCTCCGTTCCTTCGGATGGATGTTACTCGTGACAGCGATTGCATTTGCGTCAGTGGGCTCCCGGTATTTTCCGGCGTCAATCACCTTGACAGTGATCCTGGTCATGGCCGGGATCCAGTTGATATTGCAACTGACCAGTTTCATGCATCTGGATCGGCGCAGTCAGATTCCGATCCTGTTTATGACGGCCGGACTCGGCTTCAGTCTGATCATTGTCGTCGGTATCTATTTTATGCGGGGCTGA
- a CDS encoding BrxA/BrxB family bacilliredoxin, whose translation MAQDFYIQQMQSMVQPMRDELTRIGFEELRTPEEVVEALEEKGAKGTALVVVNSVCGCAAGLARPAVAHSLNNERKPDHLFTVFAGQDREATAKAREYFEGYPPSSPSFALMKDGKIVHMVQRHEIEDRSLEEISANLTSAYDKYC comes from the coding sequence ATGGCGCAAGATTTCTATATTCAACAGATGCAATCGATGGTTCAGCCGATGCGGGACGAGTTGACCCGGATCGGTTTTGAAGAGTTGCGGACACCTGAAGAAGTGGTGGAAGCGCTGGAGGAAAAAGGCGCAAAAGGGACCGCCTTGGTTGTGGTCAACTCTGTCTGCGGCTGTGCCGCCGGTCTCGCCCGCCCGGCCGTGGCCCATTCCCTGAACAACGAGCGGAAGCCGGATCATCTGTTCACGGTTTTTGCCGGTCAGGATCGGGAAGCAACGGCCAAAGCCCGGGAATACTTTGAGGGATATCCGCCTTCTTCCCCGTCCTTCGCCCTGATGAAGGATGGCAAGATCGTTCACATGGTGCAACGTCACGAGATCGAGGACCGGTCATTGGAAGAGATCTCGGCCAATCTGACCAGCGCCTACGACAAATACTGCTAG
- a CDS encoding AIM24 family protein, with amino-acid sequence MAETLQQLLDQAEEVEAGESFVKQNSQALKIHVTDRVYCRVGSMVAYQGEIKFRSTAGGVGKWFKQKMTGEGFPLMEATGRGDLFLADDAAEVTILKLEGETLFVEGRHLLAFEKTIAWDISMIRGAGIASGGLFTCKLTGSGYVAISSHGEPIALEAPVVVDPNAVIGWTSGVSPQLKADINLKTLLGRSSGETFQLNFTGTGKVLIQPAELTSFGKK; translated from the coding sequence ATGGCAGAAACCTTGCAGCAACTGTTGGATCAGGCTGAGGAAGTGGAGGCTGGGGAATCTTTTGTCAAACAGAACAGCCAGGCGTTGAAAATACATGTAACGGATCGTGTATACTGCCGGGTGGGAAGCATGGTGGCTTATCAGGGGGAGATCAAATTCCGCAGCACCGCCGGCGGAGTGGGAAAGTGGTTTAAGCAGAAAATGACCGGTGAGGGTTTTCCGTTGATGGAGGCGACAGGGCGGGGAGATCTTTTTCTGGCTGACGATGCGGCGGAGGTCACCATATTGAAGCTGGAGGGGGAGACCCTGTTTGTGGAGGGGCGTCATCTGCTGGCCTTCGAGAAGACCATCGCTTGGGATATCTCCATGATCCGGGGGGCGGGGATCGCCTCCGGGGGACTCTTTACCTGCAAGCTGACGGGAAGCGGCTATGTGGCCATCAGTTCCCACGGAGAACCGATCGCCCTGGAGGCCCCGGTGGTGGTGGACCCCAACGCGGTGATCGGCTGGACATCCGGTGTATCCCCTCAGTTGAAAGCGGACATCAATCTGAAAACTCTGCTGGGCCGGTCCTCCGGTGAGACATTCCAACTCAATTTCACCGGGACCGGCAAGGTACTCATTCAACCGGCGGAACTGACTTCTTTCGGGAAAAAATAA
- a CDS encoding HAD family hydrolase: MKGVEGVIRAVLFDFDGTLADTLPLIYRSFREMWRGVDGRERTDEEILSLFGPPEEEIIRREVPEERLEASLEEYFSLYRKFHEEEVVQVPQVLQLLRDLKEKGCQVGVVTGKGRRSAEISLAKLEMVDLVDTLVTGSDVRRYKPHPEGIQRALSQLGCSPEEGIYVGDSPGDVRAGLAAGVGTVGARWFIGSDPRPFDPKPQLVAESLESFQDWLSLRG, translated from the coding sequence ATGAAGGGAGTGGAGGGTGTGATCCGGGCAGTGCTGTTTGATTTTGACGGAACCTTGGCCGATACGCTTCCCTTGATCTACCGCTCCTTCCGGGAAATGTGGAGAGGAGTGGACGGAAGGGAGCGCACGGATGAGGAGATTCTCTCCCTCTTCGGTCCGCCGGAGGAGGAGATCATCCGCCGGGAAGTGCCGGAGGAGCGGCTGGAGGCTTCCCTGGAGGAATACTTTTCTCTGTACCGGAAGTTTCATGAGGAAGAAGTGGTGCAGGTGCCCCAGGTGCTGCAACTCCTTCGCGACCTGAAGGAGAAAGGCTGCCAGGTGGGCGTGGTTACCGGGAAAGGGCGCAGAAGTGCGGAGATTTCCCTCGCCAAGCTGGAGATGGTTGACCTGGTGGACACACTGGTGACCGGTTCGGATGTCCGCCGCTACAAACCCCATCCTGAAGGGATTCAGAGGGCTCTCTCCCAGTTGGGTTGCTCACCGGAGGAGGGGATTTATGTCGGTGATTCCCCGGGGGATGTCCGCGCCGGATTGGCGGCGGGTGTGGGTACGGTGGGTGCCCGGTGGTTCATCGGAAGTGATCCCCGTCCCTTCGATCCAAAGCCCCAGCTGGTGGCGGAATCGCTGGAATCTTTTCAGGATTGGTTATCCTTGCGGGGTTGA
- a CDS encoding alpha/beta hydrolase, which produces MDKRYLKRTILKKEIVSDHLGETRPFQVYLPPEHDMDQSYPVIYLQDGDDYFNLGRLATQANRLILDGQAHPFAAVAIPVDKKKRTSEYAPHGERNPLYLRFFAEELVPMVERDFPVAASVDDRVLGGSSLGGTVSLHLALTHPDRFRRVLSQSGAFLPPTLDAIRRAESLDGLEIYQTVGKAESDVPTHMGSLNLLARNREVCRALQEKNARVLYSEQEGGHTWGFWQKDLPQALLTFFGK; this is translated from the coding sequence ATGGATAAAAGATATTTGAAACGGACCATTCTGAAAAAAGAGATCGTGAGCGATCACCTGGGGGAGACACGCCCATTCCAGGTGTACCTGCCCCCGGAGCATGACATGGATCAATCCTATCCCGTCATTTACCTGCAGGACGGGGATGATTATTTCAACCTGGGCCGCTTGGCCACCCAGGCCAATCGACTGATCCTGGACGGACAGGCCCATCCTTTTGCGGCGGTGGCCATTCCCGTCGATAAAAAGAAGCGAACCTCCGAGTACGCCCCCCATGGCGAGCGAAATCCTCTGTACCTCCGCTTTTTTGCCGAGGAGCTGGTGCCGATGGTGGAGCGGGATTTTCCCGTGGCCGCTTCCGTCGATGATCGTGTCCTGGGGGGCTCTTCCCTCGGCGGCACGGTTTCCCTGCACCTGGCATTGACTCATCCGGACCGCTTTCGACGGGTTCTCTCCCAGTCCGGAGCCTTCCTTCCCCCTACATTGGACGCGATTCGTCGGGCGGAATCCCTGGACGGACTGGAGATCTATCAGACTGTGGGAAAAGCGGAATCCGACGTCCCCACCCACATGGGCTCCCTCAACCTGTTGGCACGAAACCGGGAAGTATGTCGTGCTCTGCAGGAGAAGAACGCCCGGGTTCTCTATTCGGAGCAGGAGGGTGGCCATACCTGGGGTTTCTGGCAGAAAGATCTTCCCCAAGCTCTGTTGACCTTTTTCGGCAAATGA
- a CDS encoding AMP-binding protein, which yields MSKAVWFPTEDQVTEMKLYRLMKKHGITDYDEFHKRSIQDTAWFWRIVEEDMELDWFQPYRQVKDSSDGVPWTRWFVDGKINVAHNCLDRFVKDPVARHRLALIWEGDDGEVRKLTYQELWKEVNALANGLRKLDVRRGDRIAIYLPMVAENVITMLAAARIGAVFTPCFSGYGADAVATRLRDCEAKVLVTADGFLRRGKVIPMKEEADQAADLSPSVEKVVVVNRLRREDCPRNGSRDVDWADLVTDSKALPSEVTDADTPFMIIYTSGTTGRPKGTVHVHAGFPVKSGFDAGYSMDVKAGDILFWMTDMGWMMGPWMVFGALMNGATMLLFEGTPDYPEPDRLWKLVDAHGVTHLGVSPTAIRALMKHGESWVRRHDLSSLKVFGSTGEPWNPEPWQWLFAQVGKKRVPIWNYSGGTEISGGILAGNLMKPIAPCSFNGPVPGMDVEVLNGEGQPIRGEVGELVIRQPWVGMTSGFWRDPQRYEEAYWNRWPDQWVHGDWVLAEDEGFWYITGRSDDTLKIAGKRLGPAEVESILVDHAAVLEAATIGVPDPDKGEAAVCFAVLKPGFVADEELKQELMTSIAEKMGKALRPKEIHFVSDLPKTRNGKILRRAIKAAYTGKEAGDLSSLENPQAVEAVRSVHS from the coding sequence ATGAGCAAAGCCGTCTGGTTTCCAACAGAAGATCAAGTGACGGAGATGAAGTTGTACCGGCTGATGAAGAAACACGGGATAACCGATTACGACGAATTCCACAAGCGCTCAATTCAGGACACCGCCTGGTTTTGGAGGATCGTGGAAGAGGATATGGAGTTGGACTGGTTCCAACCCTATCGACAGGTGAAGGACAGTTCCGACGGAGTTCCCTGGACCCGATGGTTTGTGGACGGCAAGATCAATGTGGCCCACAATTGTCTGGACCGCTTTGTGAAGGATCCGGTTGCCCGTCATCGGTTGGCGTTGATCTGGGAGGGGGATGACGGAGAGGTCCGGAAGCTGACCTATCAGGAGCTGTGGAAAGAGGTTAACGCTTTGGCCAACGGTCTTCGCAAGTTGGATGTCCGCCGGGGGGATCGGATCGCCATCTATCTGCCGATGGTGGCTGAAAACGTGATCACCATGCTGGCAGCCGCCCGGATCGGGGCTGTTTTCACCCCTTGTTTTTCCGGGTACGGAGCAGATGCCGTGGCCACCCGCCTGAGGGATTGCGAAGCCAAGGTGCTGGTGACCGCCGACGGGTTCCTGCGACGGGGCAAAGTGATCCCCATGAAAGAGGAAGCGGATCAAGCTGCGGATCTCTCTCCCAGTGTGGAGAAGGTGGTCGTCGTCAACCGGCTCCGGCGGGAGGACTGTCCCCGCAACGGGAGCCGGGATGTGGACTGGGCTGATTTGGTGACAGATTCGAAAGCGCTTCCATCCGAAGTGACCGATGCCGACACCCCCTTTATGATCATCTACACCTCCGGCACCACCGGCCGGCCGAAAGGAACCGTTCACGTTCATGCGGGATTTCCGGTTAAATCCGGCTTTGATGCGGGCTACAGCATGGATGTGAAAGCGGGGGACATCCTCTTTTGGATGACCGACATGGGCTGGATGATGGGACCGTGGATGGTGTTTGGCGCATTGATGAACGGGGCGACCATGCTCCTCTTTGAAGGGACCCCGGATTATCCCGAACCGGACCGCCTGTGGAAGCTGGTGGATGCCCACGGTGTCACCCACCTGGGGGTGTCTCCGACGGCGATCCGTGCCCTGATGAAACACGGGGAGAGCTGGGTCCGCCGACACGATCTGAGCAGTCTGAAGGTGTTTGGCTCCACCGGAGAACCCTGGAATCCCGAACCGTGGCAGTGGTTGTTTGCACAAGTGGGCAAAAAAAGGGTTCCGATCTGGAACTATTCCGGCGGAACGGAGATTTCCGGGGGAATTCTCGCCGGCAACCTGATGAAGCCGATCGCTCCCTGCTCTTTCAACGGGCCCGTTCCGGGGATGGATGTGGAGGTCCTGAACGGCGAGGGGCAACCGATCCGCGGAGAGGTGGGAGAGCTGGTGATCCGCCAACCCTGGGTCGGAATGACCAGCGGTTTTTGGAGGGATCCACAGCGCTATGAAGAGGCCTACTGGAACCGCTGGCCGGACCAATGGGTGCACGGAGACTGGGTCCTGGCCGAGGATGAAGGGTTCTGGTACATCACCGGCCGTTCCGATGACACTTTGAAAATTGCCGGAAAGCGGTTGGGTCCGGCAGAGGTGGAATCGATCCTGGTGGATCACGCTGCGGTGCTGGAGGCGGCCACCATCGGGGTGCCCGATCCGGACAAAGGGGAGGCAGCCGTCTGTTTTGCCGTTTTAAAGCCGGGTTTTGTGGCGGATGAGGAGCTGAAACAGGAGTTGATGACTTCCATCGCGGAAAAAATGGGAAAAGCGCTGAGGCCGAAAGAGATCCACTTTGTGTCCGATCTGCCCAAAACCCGGAATGGTAAAATCCTGCGACGGGCGATCAAAGCGGCATACACCGGTAAAGAAGCCGGAGATCTTTCTTCCCTGGAGAATCCCCAGGCCGTGGAAGCGGTGCGGAGTGTCCATTCATAA
- a CDS encoding sigma factor, which produces MKARNDPAVREELIDENQTYILKVASKICIRNITRQDDEYSVALLGFNEAINSYRSDQSTKFHSFAFTVIRRRLTDYFRSETRHFNQVPLVSADSKDNEPTYPEVIRKAFEEHHDRELEEKRRSDLEEFAKHLQRFKISLNDLVKISPKHRDTRQNLQEIARRIASKKELLEQFYKQKRLKKGFAEQVGCHRRTLKRHRNYLIALVVVLVEDLPTIREYLGLSAADRKGGGDGAERNFDGGQ; this is translated from the coding sequence TTGAAAGCTCGAAACGATCCCGCCGTTCGGGAAGAGCTGATCGATGAGAATCAGACGTATATTCTCAAAGTGGCCTCCAAAATTTGCATCCGAAACATTACCAGACAAGATGATGAATATTCGGTGGCACTTCTTGGTTTCAATGAAGCGATCAACAGTTACCGGTCCGATCAGAGTACCAAATTCCACTCCTTTGCCTTTACGGTGATTCGGAGAAGGCTGACCGATTACTTCCGGAGCGAGACCAGACACTTCAACCAGGTACCGCTGGTATCCGCCGATTCAAAGGATAACGAACCGACCTATCCGGAAGTGATCCGAAAGGCTTTTGAAGAGCATCACGATCGGGAACTGGAGGAGAAACGGAGGTCGGATTTGGAGGAGTTTGCAAAGCACCTTCAACGATTTAAAATCTCCCTGAATGATTTGGTCAAGATCTCTCCCAAACATCGGGACACCCGGCAAAACCTCCAGGAAATCGCCCGGCGGATCGCTTCCAAAAAGGAATTGTTGGAGCAATTTTATAAACAAAAGCGCCTGAAAAAGGGGTTTGCCGAGCAGGTCGGTTGCCACAGGCGAACATTGAAGCGGCACCGAAATTACCTGATCGCGCTGGTGGTCGTTCTGGTTGAGGACCTGCCCACGATCCGGGAATATCTCGGCCTGTCGGCCGCTGACAGGAAAGGAGGTGGCGATGGTGCAGAAAGGAATTTTGATGGAGGTCAGTAA